The Candidatus Rubidus massiliensis DNA segment CCTGCATCAATCCAAGATCCCTTTGGCATATTTTTTTTCAATAAAGATAATCAATCCAACAGGCGCATGAAAGAAATGGTAATTCCGTTCCCAATTTACTTTCTTAGCCTCTTTGTTATCGCTTGAGATAGATAAGGATTGGTAGAGGGCAAGTCCGCAAGCTTTGCGTCGTTTAATATAAACCTCAGCCCATTCTTTAGGACAAAAAACATAGCCAGGATTAGGAGTGATGCCAGCAGAATGCTTTTCAACGTGAATTTTTGCCAACTTGTTTTTTGTTTCTTTTCCAAGTACAGCAACTTGCGTAGGCTGATGATTTACTCCTGAAGGTGCCCATTTTGCAGCTTCCAATATCTTCTCGATAATGTCTAAGCTTACATTTTGATTTAGGTAGGCCCTTCAGGATTTTCTATTTTTGATTGCTTATGCCAATTTGTTCAGATAAGTCTTTCATATTCCCTTAAATAAGCGCAGGTTTGTGGCAAGGATTGCTTTTCCAAAGTAGCTAAATATTCACTTGAGTTCTTTGGGGGATTTTTAAGACTTTTACGTGTTTCTTGTACAGTTGCTATGAATTTAGCAGGTGCAAGGTCCAATAAGTGTCGCAAAAACTCATCGGGATGTTGAGCATCGATTTCGTATTTTGAAAGAGCTGATGAAGGAAAAATTGGATAGATTATACGTTACAATCGTCTGAGCATTAGCCTTAATTGCTGCAGCTAAGACATGACGATCATTGGGATCAGGAAGTTTAATCCCATCAATTAGCTCTTCATAACCTTCAATAAGGCCATCTCTAATATGAAGGTCCATCCTGGCCCTAATAGATTCTAAACGTTCTATTGTCAAATCAGGGCGATTCTTCAAAAGATTGCGCATCCATTCCTTATGAATTTCTTGAGTCCATTTGGCATGATATAGATCCGTTAATGCCAGGCGCATGAGCAGATCTCGAAGGGGAGCAGGATAAAGAACGCAAGAATCATAAATGACAATAAATTGAGCCATCAATATCCCATATCCAGTTCTTGTGCTTCATTTGCTAATTCATCTAAAGTTTTGCGGCGTGCTGCATCGATTTTGGCTTTGTAATCCATGAGATCTTGAAAGAGCACTCGTCTTCGTGTCCCTACCTTACGGAAGGGAATCTTCTTTTCTTCTAGAAGACGAATTAGGAAAGGACGAGATACGTTCAATAGATCAGCAGCCTCTTGGGTTGTCAATTCCGCATGAACGGGGATCAAGGTAACTGCATTGCCTTCTGCCATCTGGGTTAGTATGGTTACGAGTAATTTGAAGGCAGAAAGAGGCAAGGTTACGGAACTTTGATGGTGATTGCCAGTTTCGAGAGAGATATCAATGGTCTTAGTCTTTTTGAGACTTAAGCCTGCCAGCACACGGCTGGAATTACGAGCTAATTCAACTTCGCTATCGCTTGGTATCATCGGCTCAGGGTAATGAAAAGATTGAGCAGTCATAAGAATTCCTCCTTATCTTGGTCCTTATTCTCAATTTATCATACTTTCGAAATATTCGCAACGAAAGAAACTTTCGAAAATCAGCTTTAAAAAAATCTAATTTTCCTTATGCCTGCATATAAGCAGGTAATGATTAAGATTTTCTGGGCATTTAACCCGTTGTACATGTTTAAAATATTTTTTCATCAAATTGGGGAGATTAAGATCGGGATCTTCATCATAAAGAGGGCCATCTAAAAGTGAATACCCTATAACGACTGTTCCGTTCTTTTTAACAATGTTAGCTAGCGCATCCACAAAAGTTTCACGCTCAATAAGGGGAATACAATATAGAAACACAGTCACAATATCAAAATTTTCTTTTAGACTAGGCTTGTAATATTCTTGCAGAGTTAGTTTGTGCAATTGTTCGTTGGGAATTCCCATTGTTAAAGCCGATTTAAATTCATTGTCATCGGGATCGATAGCCGTAACTACTGCTCCAGCTTTTTGCATTGCTAACGCATTTTCTCCACTTCTACACCCAACATCTAAACATTTTTTATTTTCAAAAATAATTTTAAATGATTTCATTTTTAAAACAAGGTCATATGCCGTTTTTTGCCTTATAGAAGTTAACTTTGCTGGCTTAATAGAAATTGATTGATCAGAAAATTTGCTTCTCCTGCAATCGTTAGGCACTATCATAATTAATGTTACTATTTTGTTGCCTTCGCTATCAGTTAAGTTTTCAACTTCTGGCTGCCAACCATCATATTTATATTTTGAAAAAACTTCTTGTATAGTTTCTACACTAATTTCTCTGCTGCTCAAAATAGTAAATTTTTTTGTAACTTCGTTATAAATCAGTTCGCATTTGTCTTTAAAAGATTTTTCTATAGCTTCAGCCATTTGCCTCGCAGTCTGCTGGCCACTAACACC contains these protein-coding regions:
- a CDS encoding Nitroreductase family protein; protein product: MEAAKWAPSGVNHQPTQVAVLGKETKNKLAKIHVEKHSAGITPNPGYVFCPKEWAEVYIKRRKACGLALYQSLSISSDNKEAKKVNWERNYHFFHAPVGLIIFIEKKYAKGILD
- a CDS encoding DNA binding domain, excisionase family — encoded protein: MTAQSFHYPEPMIPSDSEVELARNSSRVLAGLSLKKTKTIDISLETGNHHQSSVTLPLSAFKLLVTILTQMAEGNAVTLIPVHAELTTQEAADLLNVSRPFLIRLLEEKKIPFRKVGTRRRVLFQDLMDYKAKIDAARRKTLDELANEAQELDMGY
- a CDS encoding bifunctional 3-demethylubiquinone-9 3-methyltransferase/ 2-octaprenyl-6-hydroxy phenol methylase, with amino-acid sequence MSYSFDASRVIGFGVSGQQTARQMAEAIEKSFKDKCELIYNEVTKKFTILSSREISVETIQEVFSKYKYDGWQPEVENLTDSEGNKIVTLIMIVPNDCRRSKFSDQSISIKPAKLTSIRQKTAYDLVLKMKSFKIIFENKKCLDVGCRSGENALAMQKAGAVVTAIDPDDNEFKSALTMGIPNEQLHKLTLQEYYKPSLKENFDIVTVFLYCIPLIERETFVDALANIVKKNGTVVIGYSLLDGPLYDEDPDLNLPNLMKKYFKHVQRVKCPENLNHYLLICRHKEN